Proteins encoded within one genomic window of Synechococcus sp. PCC 7335:
- a CDS encoding glycosyltransferase: MDHFDQVAPALDHWHAVNRYYYQDLVRLHRFLIPAGARVLAIGCGTGDLLAAIEPGVGVGIDISPTTINIAQRNHPSLRFYCADAETLSPEKIGYALDSPIKGFINQPQTFDYIICANSASYFSDVQTAFSRLKPFCNAQTRLIVTFHNYLWEPILKLGEAIGQRCPQPPQNWLSMDDVVNLLAITGYIPLKRGRRFLMPRNVPGLSYLINRYVAPLPVVKHLCLTNFVVARPDFRGIPAAELRSKNKTPTCSVVIPARNEAGNIESAIARMPQLGSQTEIIFVEGHSTDETWKAIRSIERNYHGPFTIKTFQQTGKGKADAVRLGFAKATGDVLMILDADLTVPPEDLPHFFEAIASGQGEFINGSRLLYPRSKKAMPWLNTLANKTFALMFSFLLEQSLKDTLCGTKVLWRKDYERLAAGRSYFGDFDPFGDFDLLFGAAKLNLHLVEVPIRYQPRTYGSSNIAHVKEGLVLLRMCAYASRKLKFI, from the coding sequence TTGGACCATTTCGACCAAGTTGCCCCAGCGCTAGATCACTGGCACGCCGTCAATCGTTATTACTATCAAGATTTGGTCCGGCTACATCGATTCTTGATTCCAGCAGGCGCTCGGGTATTGGCCATAGGCTGTGGGACAGGAGATTTGCTAGCAGCGATTGAACCTGGTGTAGGTGTTGGAATTGATATCTCGCCGACGACGATCAACATAGCGCAGCGAAATCATCCCAGCCTGCGATTCTACTGTGCGGATGCGGAAACGCTCAGCCCTGAGAAGATCGGCTATGCGCTAGATAGTCCTATTAAAGGCTTTATCAATCAGCCTCAGACGTTTGACTACATTATCTGTGCTAACTCAGCTAGCTACTTCAGCGATGTTCAGACAGCCTTCAGCCGGCTAAAGCCCTTTTGCAATGCTCAGACTCGGCTGATTGTCACCTTTCACAACTATCTATGGGAGCCAATTCTAAAGCTGGGTGAGGCGATTGGTCAGCGCTGCCCACAGCCGCCCCAAAACTGGCTGTCGATGGACGATGTGGTCAATCTGCTGGCGATTACGGGCTACATTCCGCTGAAGCGGGGACGGCGGTTTTTGATGCCTAGAAATGTGCCAGGCTTATCTTATTTGATCAATCGATACGTTGCGCCACTACCCGTGGTGAAGCATCTTTGCCTGACGAACTTTGTGGTGGCTCGGCCCGATTTTCGCGGTATCCCTGCGGCGGAACTGCGTAGTAAAAACAAGACGCCAACTTGTTCTGTGGTGATTCCAGCAAGAAATGAGGCGGGCAATATCGAAAGCGCGATCGCCCGTATGCCTCAGCTCGGCTCTCAAACTGAAATTATCTTTGTAGAAGGCCACTCTACCGACGAAACCTGGAAAGCAATTAGAAGCATAGAGCGCAATTACCATGGACCCTTCACTATCAAAACCTTTCAGCAAACCGGAAAGGGTAAGGCAGATGCGGTGAGACTGGGTTTTGCGAAAGCGACCGGGGATGTGCTGATGATTTTAGATGCAGACCTGACCGTACCCCCAGAAGATCTGCCGCACTTTTTTGAGGCGATCGCCTCCGGCCAGGGTGAATTCATCAACGGCTCGCGCCTGCTTTATCCTCGCAGCAAAAAAGCCATGCCTTGGCTAAATACATTAGCGAACAAGACTTTTGCCCTAATGTTCTCCTTTCTCTTAGAGCAATCGCTTAAAGACACCCTTTGCGGCACGAAAGTACTTTGGCGAAAAGACTACGAACGCCTCGCCGCCGGACGCAGCTACTTTGGCGACTTCGACCCCTTTGGCGACTTCGACTTACTCTTCGGCGCTGCCAAGCTAAATCTACATTTAGTCGAAGTCCCTATTCGCTATCAGCCTCGTACCTATGGCAGCTCAAATATTGCCCATGTCAAAGAAGGCTTAGTGTTGCTGCGAATGTGCGCCTATGCTTCACGTAAGCTGAAGTTCATTTGA
- a CDS encoding SRPBCC family protein — translation MERDYIATSTAPAEILWQIVNNLADMDLWHPLITRTNAPRGQRATPGLIYRAFNRYLLLSTKVFVERVLPGELISVRVFSLPGLQERATYRIVSTLCGTCVLYSVTLSGWLSPLVWPFLRPHLNRVASALVQAAEHAVRHPDQKQARADIF, via the coding sequence ATGGAACGTGATTACATAGCGACTAGCACAGCGCCAGCCGAAATTCTTTGGCAGATCGTCAATAACCTTGCCGATATGGATTTGTGGCATCCGCTGATCACGCGCACGAACGCACCGAGAGGGCAGCGGGCCACGCCAGGTCTGATCTATCGGGCATTCAACCGCTATCTATTGCTATCTACTAAGGTGTTTGTAGAGCGCGTCTTACCAGGTGAGCTGATTAGCGTTCGCGTTTTTTCGCTACCGGGTTTGCAAGAGCGCGCTACTTATCGTATCGTCTCTACCCTCTGTGGTACCTGCGTCTTGTACTCAGTTACGCTCAGTGGCTGGCTATCGCCTCTCGTATGGCCATTTTTGCGGCCTCACCTGAACCGAGTAGCCTCAGCGCTGGTGCAAGCAGCAGAGCATGCCGTCCGCCATCCCGATCAAAAACAAGCTAGAGCAGACATCTTCTGA
- a CDS encoding Mrp/NBP35 family ATP-binding protein, translating into MITTLDIDSILTVLKPVQDPELQKSLVELNMIRNVEVDGGKVSFTLVLTTPACPLREFIVEDCEKAVRTLPGVESVEVDVTAETPQQKGLPDRTGIDGVKNILAVTSGKGGVGKSTVAVNLAVALAKTGAAVGLIDADIYGPNAPTMMGLGESNVIVREDKGEQVLEPAFNHGVKMVSMGFLIDRDQPVVWRGPMLNGVIRQFLYQVQWGDLDYLVVDMPPGTGDAQLTLAQAVPMAGAVIVTTPQDVALSDARRGLKMFEQLKVPILGLVENMSYFVPPDMPEKQYAIFGEGGGEKAAAELGVELLGKVPLEMPVREGGDRGLPIILSDPESASAQSLMDIAKQTAAKISVAALT; encoded by the coding sequence ATGATCACTACGCTTGATATAGACTCGATTTTGACGGTGCTCAAACCCGTCCAAGACCCCGAATTACAAAAGAGCTTAGTCGAGCTCAATATGATTCGCAATGTGGAAGTGGATGGTGGCAAGGTAAGCTTCACCCTAGTCCTGACAACGCCTGCCTGTCCGCTGCGCGAGTTCATTGTTGAGGACTGCGAAAAGGCGGTGCGTACCTTGCCTGGCGTAGAAAGTGTAGAAGTAGACGTAACTGCTGAGACTCCACAGCAAAAGGGACTGCCTGATCGCACTGGGATCGATGGCGTTAAAAATATTCTGGCAGTGACTAGCGGCAAAGGCGGCGTCGGGAAAAGTACTGTTGCGGTTAACTTAGCAGTCGCCTTAGCTAAAACCGGCGCAGCAGTGGGTCTAATCGATGCAGATATCTATGGCCCTAACGCACCGACTATGATGGGTCTTGGCGAGAGCAACGTCATCGTGCGTGAAGATAAGGGCGAGCAGGTTTTAGAACCTGCCTTCAACCACGGTGTGAAGATGGTATCGATGGGCTTTTTGATTGATCGCGATCAGCCAGTCGTGTGGCGCGGGCCGATGCTTAATGGGGTGATTCGCCAGTTTTTATACCAAGTGCAGTGGGGCGATTTGGACTATTTAGTAGTAGATATGCCTCCAGGTACGGGCGATGCACAACTGACACTAGCGCAAGCGGTTCCTATGGCCGGAGCGGTAATTGTGACGACGCCTCAAGACGTAGCGCTCTCAGATGCTAGGCGCGGGCTGAAAATGTTTGAGCAGCTAAAGGTGCCGATCTTGGGTCTAGTGGAAAATATGAGTTATTTCGTGCCGCCTGATATGCCAGAAAAGCAGTACGCCATTTTTGGAGAAGGTGGCGGCGAAAAGGCAGCAGCAGAGCTAGGCGTAGAATTATTAGGAAAGGTGCCGCTAGAGATGCCCGTAAGAGAAGGCGGCGATCGCGGTCTACCTATTATCTTATCCGATCCTGAGTCTGCTTCTGCGCAGTCACTGATGGACATTGCCAAGCAAACCGCTGCTAAAATTTCTGTGGCTGCGCTAACTTAG
- the hemF gene encoding oxygen-dependent coproporphyrinogen oxidase gives MTLSSAKAARPSSPSPEASAPILPPDGSRDRVSTALKGLQDRICQKLEALDGGGKFQEDAWDRPEGGGGRSRVMKAGNVFEQGGVGFSEVWGDSLPPAILVKRPEAEGHQFYATGTSMVLHPRNPYVPTVHLNYRYFEAGPVWWFGGGIDLTPYYANQEDVVHFHKTLKAACDQHNPQYYPTFKRWCDEYFYLKHRNEPRGVGGIFFDYQNGQRGELYRGHNQDGPAALYSQKTGSAPKRSWEELFQFAMGCGDAFLPAYVPIVEKRADTAYGDRERNFQLYRRGRYVEFNLVYDRGTLFGLQTNGRTESILMSLPPLVRWEYSYMPEPGTPESELYDIFLKPHNWAEMNA, from the coding sequence ATGACTCTTTCTTCTGCTAAAGCTGCTCGTCCATCTTCCCCTTCACCAGAGGCGTCAGCGCCTATTCTGCCACCAGACGGGTCTCGCGATCGCGTAAGCACAGCGCTCAAAGGTCTTCAAGATCGCATCTGCCAAAAGTTGGAAGCGCTCGATGGCGGTGGTAAGTTCCAAGAAGATGCTTGGGATCGCCCTGAAGGCGGCGGCGGCCGATCGCGGGTCATGAAAGCCGGCAATGTTTTTGAGCAAGGCGGTGTGGGCTTTTCAGAGGTATGGGGAGACAGCCTACCACCAGCAATCTTGGTCAAGCGCCCCGAAGCGGAAGGCCATCAATTCTATGCGACGGGCACCTCGATGGTGCTGCATCCTCGTAATCCATACGTTCCTACTGTCCATCTCAACTATCGCTACTTTGAGGCGGGTCCTGTTTGGTGGTTTGGGGGTGGCATTGACCTAACCCCTTATTATGCTAACCAAGAAGACGTTGTGCATTTTCATAAGACGCTAAAAGCTGCGTGCGATCAACACAACCCCCAGTACTATCCTACTTTCAAGCGTTGGTGTGACGAATACTTTTACCTTAAGCACCGGAACGAACCTAGAGGTGTGGGCGGCATTTTCTTTGACTATCAAAACGGACAGCGAGGCGAACTGTATCGCGGTCACAACCAAGACGGACCCGCTGCGCTCTACAGTCAAAAGACAGGCAGTGCCCCGAAGCGCTCTTGGGAGGAGCTCTTTCAATTTGCTATGGGCTGCGGTGATGCGTTCTTGCCCGCCTATGTACCGATTGTCGAAAAAAGAGCAGACACGGCCTATGGCGATCGCGAACGCAACTTTCAACTCTATCGCCGAGGCCGCTACGTCGAATTCAACCTTGTCTATGATAGAGGGACTCTCTTTGGCCTCCAGACCAATGGTCGCACTGAATCTATCTTGATGTCATTGCCGCCCTTGGTTCGTTGGGAATATTCCTACATGCCAGAACCAGGTACCCCAGAATCTGAGCTATACGATATATTCTTAAAACCCCACAATTGGGCAGAAATGAACGCCTGA
- a CDS encoding chromophore lyase CpcT/CpeT, translated as MPSSPLITLASYLAGEFENQRQAAAEPAWYVHLRLWQRPIQALSSEQKFTFLLEQQNVISGQPPYRQRILQITDSAEVNQLEGQYFALKDPSRYKGAGQDPKILKGISQKDLVTLPNSGAVICYQALSNGGREGYQFESALRDNQLCSFSYGGQTKYVYLGFDVIPQDNTILLKVYDKGIDPDTGRGLWGALMGPFQLTKQASFDLWLYR; from the coding sequence ATGCCTTCTTCACCTCTAATTACCCTAGCGAGCTATCTAGCTGGCGAATTTGAAAACCAGCGTCAGGCAGCCGCTGAGCCTGCTTGGTATGTTCACTTACGTCTATGGCAAAGACCGATTCAGGCGCTGTCTTCTGAGCAAAAGTTCACGTTCTTATTAGAGCAGCAGAACGTAATTTCGGGCCAACCACCCTATCGGCAGCGAATCTTACAGATTACGGATTCGGCGGAAGTAAATCAGCTCGAAGGCCAGTACTTTGCCCTCAAAGATCCTTCGAGGTACAAAGGCGCAGGGCAAGACCCTAAGATTTTGAAGGGCATTTCGCAAAAAGACTTAGTGACGTTGCCCAACAGCGGCGCGGTGATTTGCTATCAAGCACTCAGTAATGGAGGTAGGGAGGGTTATCAGTTTGAATCGGCCTTAAGAGACAATCAGCTTTGCTCTTTTAGCTATGGCGGTCAAACTAAGTATGTCTACCTCGGATTCGATGTTATTCCTCAAGACAATACTATCTTGCTCAAAGTTTATGACAAGGGAATAGATCCCGATACTGGTCGAGGTCTATGGGGAGCTTTAATGGGCCCCTTTCAGCTGACTAAACAGGCTAGCTTTGACCTGTGGCTCTATAGATAG
- the rodA gene encoding rod shape-determining protein RodA: MSSYSSYFATRQRRWKRLLQGWQGMDWFLFLLPVGVTIFASILISSTQKYTGETGYADNHLRLGAVGAVLALLIARSRYEVLLQWRWVICAGTIASLLAVMAIGTEGLGAQRWISILGFNVQPSEFAKLGAIITLAATLKDRDAPTPLGIIRALGITAVPWALVFLQPDLGTSLVFGAITAGMLYWSGTNPGWLILMVSPLVSAIVFHVSFPGWIVWVLLMGVVAYRSLPWSPYSALAAITLNVMSGKLGEVMWGFLKDYQKDRLILFLDPQKDPLGGGYHLIQSRIAIGAGEVWGRGLFQGTQTQLSFIPEQHTDFIFSAVGEELGFVGGMVLLFAFWLICLRLVMIAHGAKDNFGSLLAIGVLSMIVFQAMINISMTIGLAPITGIPLPWMSYGRSALLTNFIAIGLVESVATNSRSKPKFGAAKGSRE, translated from the coding sequence ATGAGCTCCTATTCGTCTTACTTTGCGACTCGGCAGCGGCGCTGGAAAAGACTGCTCCAGGGATGGCAAGGAATGGATTGGTTCTTATTCTTGCTGCCCGTGGGCGTCACTATCTTTGCCAGCATTCTAATTAGCAGCACTCAAAAGTACACAGGTGAAACTGGATATGCAGACAACCATCTGAGACTAGGTGCAGTCGGTGCGGTGCTAGCGCTTTTGATTGCTCGTAGTCGATACGAAGTGCTGCTGCAATGGCGATGGGTGATCTGTGCAGGGACCATTGCTTCGCTGCTTGCGGTAATGGCAATCGGAACCGAAGGCTTAGGCGCGCAGCGTTGGATTTCAATTCTTGGCTTTAACGTACAGCCCTCGGAGTTTGCCAAGCTAGGGGCCATTATCACGCTGGCGGCGACGCTAAAAGATCGAGACGCGCCAACGCCGCTTGGCATTATCAGAGCGCTGGGAATCACAGCAGTCCCTTGGGCCTTGGTGTTTTTGCAGCCAGACTTAGGGACATCACTAGTCTTTGGGGCAATTACCGCAGGCATGCTGTATTGGAGCGGGACGAATCCGGGCTGGCTGATCCTGATGGTTTCACCACTGGTTTCAGCAATTGTCTTTCATGTGTCGTTTCCAGGCTGGATTGTATGGGTGTTGCTGATGGGGGTGGTGGCATACCGCTCTTTGCCTTGGTCACCCTATAGTGCGCTGGCGGCGATCACCCTCAATGTGATGTCGGGCAAGCTGGGTGAGGTGATGTGGGGCTTTTTGAAAGACTATCAGAAAGACCGCCTGATTTTGTTTTTAGATCCCCAAAAGGATCCGCTTGGAGGCGGCTATCACCTAATTCAGTCACGGATTGCAATTGGGGCTGGAGAAGTGTGGGGCCGGGGGTTGTTTCAAGGCACACAAACGCAGCTCAGCTTTATTCCAGAGCAGCACACCGACTTTATTTTTTCGGCAGTAGGCGAAGAGCTAGGATTTGTGGGTGGGATGGTTTTGCTTTTTGCTTTCTGGCTGATCTGTTTGCGGCTAGTGATGATTGCTCACGGCGCCAAAGACAACTTCGGCTCATTGTTAGCCATTGGTGTACTGTCGATGATTGTCTTTCAGGCGATGATCAACATCAGTATGACGATTGGTCTAGCACCAATTACGGGCATCCCGCTGCCCTGGATGAGCTATGGACGCTCAGCACTGCTGACAAATTTTATTGCCATTGGGCTAGTGGAATCGGTAGCGACGAACTCTCGCTCTAAACCAAAATTTGGAGCCGCTAAGGGTTCAAGAGAGTGA
- a CDS encoding STAS domain-containing protein: protein MKHKEIKTPAGESVIVFSPEGRLDITTAWQFRLKLQEAITQDTPNVLVDLAKITFIDSSGLTSLVAGMRDSDNVGGSFRLCNVHTEARLVFEVTMMDTVFEIYDTEAEALAVPFKVSVG from the coding sequence ATGAAGCACAAAGAGATCAAAACCCCGGCTGGAGAATCCGTCATCGTTTTTTCTCCTGAAGGAAGGTTAGACATCACGACAGCTTGGCAATTTCGGCTGAAGCTGCAAGAGGCAATTACCCAAGACACCCCTAACGTTCTGGTCGACCTTGCTAAGATTACATTCATTGATAGTTCAGGGCTAACCTCTTTGGTCGCGGGCATGAGAGACAGTGATAATGTTGGCGGTAGCTTTCGCCTTTGCAACGTCCATACCGAAGCTAGACTCGTTTTTGAAGTCACTATGATGGACACTGTTTTTGAAATCTATGACACCGAAGCAGAAGCGCTTGCTGTCCCTTTTAAGGTTTCAGTAGGGTAA
- the psb29 gene encoding photosystem II biogenesis protein Psp29 — translation MNNVRTVSDTKRAFYSQHTRPINAIYRRVVEELMVEAHLLLVNADFNYDSIYALGVVSTYDRFMQGYEPAGDRDNIYRAILQANEADPDQYRRDAEELLGVAKSLPSIDAFKSILDEAKTESGSDTLKANLHKAISNPKFKYSRLFAIGLYNVIESIDADMLNDKDKRDALMAEIASTIGLNEDLLKKDIDLYRGNLEKMAQAQEVMKDMIEAEKKKKAKREEEKKKRAEAKAAGEKTEIADASPTSDSE, via the coding sequence GTGAACAACGTCCGCACGGTTTCAGACACAAAGCGAGCTTTCTATAGCCAGCACACCCGTCCTATCAATGCGATCTATCGCCGTGTGGTCGAAGAGCTGATGGTAGAAGCTCATCTGCTGCTGGTCAATGCCGATTTTAATTACGATTCGATCTATGCGCTTGGCGTAGTCAGCACTTATGACCGATTCATGCAAGGCTACGAGCCAGCAGGCGATCGCGACAATATCTACAGAGCGATCCTTCAAGCAAATGAAGCTGACCCAGACCAATACCGACGCGACGCCGAAGAACTGCTAGGCGTTGCTAAGTCTCTTCCTTCAATTGACGCTTTTAAATCAATCCTAGACGAAGCTAAAACGGAAAGCGGCAGCGACACGCTAAAGGCAAACCTTCACAAGGCAATCAGCAACCCAAAGTTCAAATACAGCCGCTTGTTCGCTATTGGTCTATATAACGTCATTGAGTCAATTGATGCTGACATGCTCAATGACAAAGACAAACGCGACGCGTTGATGGCAGAAATCGCTTCCACAATCGGTCTCAACGAAGATCTGCTGAAGAAAGATATCGATCTCTATCGCGGCAATCTAGAGAAAATGGCTCAAGCGCAAGAAGTCATGAAAGACATGATCGAAGCGGAGAAGAAAAAGAAAGCTAAGCGCGAAGAAGAGAAGAAAAAGCGGGCTGAAGCAAAAGCTGCAGGTGAGAAGACTGAGATTGCTGATGCTTCTCCTACTAGTGATAGCGAATAG